The DNA region CGCGACAATGATGACGAGCAGGATGAGGCCGGTCGACAGCGCGCCGGTGCGGCCGAGTTCGAGCGTGCCGGCAAGAGCGCTCGGAAGGCCGGCTGCGATACCGGCGAAGATAATCAGCGAAATGCCGTTTCCAATACCGCGCGAGGTGATCTGCTCGCCGAGCCACATCAGGAACATCGTGCCGCCGAGCAGCGTCAGAACGGTGGAAATACGGAAGAACCAGCCCGGATCGACGACAAGACCCTGGCCGCTCTCGAGGCCGGCGGCAATGCCGTATGCCTGGAGCGCACCCAGAATGACGGTGCCGTAGCGGGTGTACTGGTTGATGATCTTGCGACCCTGCTCGCCTTCCTTCTTCAGGTTTTCAAGCGTCGGCACGACCGAAGTCATCAGCTGCACGATGATCGAAGCGGAGATATAGGGCATGATGCCGAGCGCAAAGATCGCCATGCGCTGAACGGCGCCGCCCGAGAACATGTTGAAAAGGCCGAGAATACCGCCTGCCTGGCCGCGGAACGCCTGGGCATAGGCTTCGGGATTGAGACCCGGAAGCGGGATATGGGTGCCGAGCCTGTAGACGAGGAGAGCCGCCAGTGTGAACCACAGGCGCTTCTTCAAATCCTCGGCTTTGGCAAAGGTCGAAAAATTGAGGTTGGATGCCAATTGTTCCGCTGCAGAAGCCATGCGATTCTCCGCCCTACCAATTCCGGCGTCTCTGGGGAAATACCGGCCCCGGAATCAGTATGAAAATAATTCAAAACTGGGTTTTGGACGGATTGCAGCGCAACCCCATGCCTCACCCTTGTTTTCCAGTCTTACCGGCATGACGCGGGGGCGCCAGCCAAGTTTTTGTGAGGCCCACATATGGGAGCAAAATCGCCCGGTGTGAAGCACCCCGGGCGATATATCATCAGATATTATTCTGCTGCAGCCGGAGCCGAAAGCAGCGTCACTGTGCCGCCGGCCTTTTCGATCTTCTCGACGGCGGGCTTGGAAGCGCCTGCGACGACGATGGTGATCTTGGCCTTGAGCTCGCCGTCAGCGAGAACGCGAACGCCGTCCTTGGCGCGGCGGATAACGCCGGCGGCCTTTAGCGCAGCTGCGTCAACAGTCGCCTTGGCATCGAGCTTGCCGGCGTCGATTGCCGCCTGAATGCGAGCAAGCGACACGACAACAAAGTCGGAAGCGAAAATGTTGTTGAAGCCGCGCTTCGGCAGGCGACGATAGATCGGCATCTGGCCGCCTTCGAAGCCGTTGATGGCGACGCCGGAACGGGACTTCTGACCCTTGACACCGCGACCAGCAGTCTTGCCGGAGCCCGAACCGATACCGCGGCCGAGGCGCTTGCGGCTGTGGGTGGAGCCTTCGTTGTCCTTGATTTCATTGAGTTTCATGAGCGTTTCCTCCGTCTCACTTCTCGTCGACGATGCGAACGAGATGCTGGACAGCACGGATCATGCCGCGAACGGAAGGAGTATCCTCCAGCGTGCGGCGACGGTGCATCTTGTTCAGTCCGAGACCAATCAGCGTGCGCTGCTGGACGTCCGGACGGCGAATCGGGCTGCCGATCTGTTCGATCGTGACAGTCTTCGCTTCAGCCTTCTTGGTAGCCTTGGCCATTGGTCAGCTCCTCTTATTCTTCAGAGGCGTTGCCGGAGGCGCTACGACGAGCCTGCAGCGTTGCATACTTGATGCCGCGCTGAGCTGCGATGTCCTTCGGGTGAACCTGGTGCTTCAGAGCGTCGAAGGTGGCGCGAACCATGTTGTAGGGGTTCGACGAACCGGTCGACTTGGCGACGACGTCGTGCATGCCGAGCGTTTCGAATACGGCGCGCATCGGACCACCGGCGATGATACCGGTACCAACCTTGGCCGAGCGCAGCAGCACCTTGCCGGCGCCATGGCGGCCATGAACGTCGTGATGCAGCGTACGGCCGTCACGCAGCGGTACGAAGATCAGTTCGCGCTTGGCGGCTTCGGTTGCCTTGCGGATGGCTTCCGGCACTTCGCGTGCCTTGCCATGGCCGAAGCCGACGCGGCCCTTCTGGTCGCCGACGACGACGAGTGCTGCGAAACCAAAACGACGGCCGCCCTTGACGACCTTGGCGACGCGGTTGATCGCGACAAGCTTGTCGACGAATTCGCTATCGCGCTCTTCACGGCTCTGGCGGTCTTCCCGCTGCGGCCTTCTTTCCTGTGCCATTGTCCTCTTCCTTTTTCTTTTCCGGGTGCAATCGGCAAACAAATGTGGACCGCATCAGCCTCCCCTTTTGGAGAGTGCCGCGGTCCGGCGAATATCCGGCCGGCGCTTGACGCGTCCGGCCGGAAACTGATCAGAAGGTGAGACCGCCTTCGCGGGCCGCTTCGGCAAGAGCCTTGATGCGACCATGATAGATGAAGGCGCCACGGTCGAACACGACCTCCGACACGCCGGCCTTGGAGGCGCGCTCGGCGACGAGCTTGCCCACTGCAGCAGCGGCGGCGGTATCGGCACCGGTCTTCAGAGAACCGCGCAGATCCTTCTCGAGAGTGGAGGCAGACGCAAGCGTCTTGCCAGCCACATCGTCGATGATCTGGGCATAGATGTTCTTCGAGGAGCGATGAACCGACAGGCGCGGACGGCCATTGGCCACCGACTTGAGATGACGGCGCACGCGGTTGGCACGACGTGCAAGTGCTTCTTTCCTGCTAGCCATTTCGCGTGATCCTTACTTCTTCTTGCCTTCTTTGCGGACGATCCGCTCGTCAGCGTACTTGACGCCCTTGCCCTTATAGGGCTCAGGACCGCGATATTCGCGGATTTCAGCGGCGACCTGACCGACTTGCTGCTTATTGATGCCGGAGACAACGATTTCAGTCGGCTTCGGAACGGCGATCGTGATGCCGACCGGCGGCTCATAGATCACGTCGTGGCTGAAGCCGAGGGCCAGCTGCAGGTTCTTGCCCTGCAGGGCGGCGCGGTAACCGACGCCGTTGATTTCGAGCTTGCGCTCAAAGCCGTCCTTGACGCCCTTGAAGATGCCTTCGATCATCGTGCGGGACATGCCCCACTTCGAACGCGCATCCTTGGTCTGGTTCACGGGCGTTACAACGACCGCGTTGTTTTCGAGCTTGAGGCTGATTTCGTCGTTAGCAACGAAAAACAGCTCGCCCTTCGGGCCCTTTGCGGTAACCTTCTGGCCATCGACCGTAGCCGTGATCCCAGCAGGCACCTGAACGGGCTTCTTACCGATACGAGACATGTTTCAATCCTGTCTGTTCGCTATGGAGATCCCTGCCCAATCTTAGAAGACCGAGCAAAGAACCTCGCCACCAACGTTCTGTTCGCGAGCCTGGTGATCGGCCATCACACCCTTCGGAGTCGAAAGGATGGTGATGCCGAGGCCGTTCGCGACCTGCGGAATGGACTTGACCGAGACATAAACCCGGCGGCCCGGTTTGGACACACGGCCGATCTCACGGATCACCGATGCGCCTTCATAATATTTCAGCTCGATGCTGAGCTCCGACTTGCCATTGCCGAAATCGACAACGGAATAGCCACGGATGTAGCCTTCGGACTGCAGGACATCGAGAACACGTGCGCGGAGCTTGGACGCAGGCGTCGAAACCGACGACTTGCGGCGGGAAGCGCCGTTACGGATACGGGTGAGCATATCGCCCAACGGATCAGTCATTGTCATCTAACCTGCTCCTTACCAGCTCGACTTGACGATGCCCGGCACCTTGCCGAGATTGCCCAGTTCACGCAGCGCAATACGCGACATGCGCAGTTTGCGGTAATATGCGCGCGGACGCCCCGAAACTTCGCAACGGTTGCGAATACGGGTCTTCGATCCATCGCGCGGCAGGGATGCCAGCTTGATCGAGGCCTTGAACCGCTCTTCGATCGGAAGAGCCTGGTTCATGATGATCGCCTTCAACGCAGCCCGCTTAGCGGCCTGGTTGGCGACCGTAGTACGGCGGCGCTTGTTCTTTTCAACTGCGCTTGTCTTCGCCATGTCAGGTTCCTTTTCTACGCTCGTCGTTACGGTTATTGACGGAACGGGAAGCTGAACTCTTTCAGGAGAGCCCGTGCTTCGTCGTCGGTCGTCGCCGTCGTGCAAACGATGATGTCCATGCCCCACATCTGATCAACCTTGTCGTAGTTGATTTCTGGGAACACAATGTGCTCCTTGATGCCCATGGCGAAGTTGCCACGGCCGTCAAAGCTCTTCGGGTTCAGGCCGCGGAAGTCGCGAACGCGCGGGAGCGCGATGTTGACCAGGCGATCCAGGAACTCGTACATGCGGGCGCCGCGCAGGGTGACCTTCGCGCCGATCGGCATGTTTTCGCGGACCTTGAAGCCAGCGATAGAGTTGCGTGCACGGGTGATGACCGGCTTCTGACCAGCGATGGCAGCCAGGTCGGCAGCAGCAACGGTCGGCTTCTTGGAGTCAGCCGTGGCTTCGCCCACACCCATGTTGATAACGATCTTGTCAAGCTTCGGGATCATCATCTCGTTGGCGTAGGAGAACTTCTCCTGCATCGCCTTGCGGATGCGCTCGACATATTCTTTCTTGAGCCGCGGCTCGTACTTTGCCTCAGCCATCGATCACTTCTCCAGAACGCTTGGCCACACGGACCTTCTTGCCGTCAACGACCTTGAAACCGACGCGGGTCGGCTTGCCGTCCTTGTCGACGATTGCAATGTTGGACAGGTGAACCGGAGCTTCCTTGGCGATGATGCCGGCTTCCTGGGCCTGCGTCTGGCGCTGGTGGCGCTTGACGACGTTGACGCCACGGACGACCGCACGATCTTCCTTCGGCATAACCTGTACGACTTCGCCGGTGCGGCCCTTGTCCTTGCCAGCGAGCATGACGACCTTGTCGCCCTTACGAATCTTCTGCATCGTTCGCTCCTTACAGTACTTCGGGAGCCAGCGAGATGATCTTCATGTGGTTCTTGGCGCGAAGTTCGCGCGGAACCGGTCCGAAGATACGGGTGCCGATCGGCTCTTTCTTGTTGTCGATGAGGACTGCTGCGTTGGTGTCGAAGCGGATGACCGAGCCATCCGGACGACGGATGTCCTTGGCGGTACGAACGACAACCGCCTTCATCACGTCACCCTTCTTCACACGGCCGCGCGGGATCGCTTCCTTGATCGAAACGACGATGACGTCGCCGATCGAGGCATACTTGCGCTTCGAGCCGCCCAGCACCTTGATGCACATGACACGACGTGCGCCGGAATTATCCGCGACGTCGAGGTTTGTTTGCATCTGAATCATATCAGGTCGCCTTCTTGGTTTACCGGAATGGTTGGGCCTAAGCCCCCTACCCCGGCTTATGAAAATGTTCGCCGGCCGACCTGCCGTAACGGCAGGCAACAACACGGCATAGCTGAATAGCGCGGGGTCGATCGTGCCAGGGTGGTTTCCCGAACGGGACCTTCCGTGCGCTCAAAGCAAAAGAACGCCCGGCATTCGAGCGTTCTGACGCTGCTTCATACAGATATTTCGGCGAGACGCAAGGCCTCGGCCAAAATTCTGTTACTTGCCCTGGGCGGCAATCACCGTCCAGCGCTTGTCCTTGGAGATCGGCGCGCATTCCTCGATGGATACGGTATCGCCGATCTTGTACTGGTTGTTCTCGTCGTGGGCCTTGTACTTCTTGGAACGACGAACGGTCTTCTGGAGCAGCGGGTGAGCGAAACGACGCTCGACACGAACCACTACCGTCTTCTCGTTCTTGTCGCCAACGACGACGCCCTGCAGGATGCGCTTCGGCATATTTTTCTTCCTTTAGGCCTTAACTTCTGCCGCCTTCTGGCGGGCAATGGTTTTCACGCGGGCGATGTCCTTGCGGACTTCGTTGATGCGCGAGGACTTTTCGAGCTGGCCGGTCGCCTTCTGGAAGCGCAGGTTGAACTGCTCCTTCTTCAGCTTGGCAAGCTCGTCCTTGAGTTGGTCGGCGGTCAACGCGCGAACATCTGAGGCTTTCATGAGCTCAATCCTTACTCTGCAATGCGCTGTACGAAGCGCGTCTTGACCGAGAGCTTGGCAGAGCCGAGACGAAGCGCCTCACGGGCGATCTCTTCGCTGACGCCGTCGATCTCGAACATCATACGACCGGGCTTGACCTTGCATGCCCAGTACTCAACGGAGCCCTTACCCTTACCCATTCGGACTTCGGTGGGCTTTGCGGTTACCGGAACGTCCGGGAACACGCGGATCCATACACGGCCGGCGCGCTTCATGTAACGCGTGATCGCGCGGCGAGCCGCTTCGATCTCGCGTGCGTTGACGCGGTTGGGCTCCTGAGCCTTCAGGCCGAATTCGCCGAATGCCAGGTCAGAACCGCCCTTGGCGACGCCCTTGATGCGGCCCTTGAACTGCTTGCGGTACTTAGTACGCTTTGGCTGCAACATTTTCTTACTTCTCCGAGCTTATCTTTCGCCAGCGCTAATTACGCGTTGTCGCGTTCGCGGCGACGATCGCCACGGTCGCGTTCGCGGCTTGCCGGACCCTGTGCGTCGCCTTCCAGCGCGCGACGTTCGGAAGCCATCGGATCGTGCTCAAGGATTTCGCCCTTGAAGATCCAGACCTTGATGCCGCAGATACCGAATGCGGTTTCTGCTTCTGCCGTGCCGTAGTCGATGTCGGCGCGCAGCGTGTGCAGCGGCACGCGACCTTCACGGTACCATTCCGTACGGGCGATTTCCGCACCGCCGAGACGGCCGGCGCAGGTGATCTTGATGCCCTCGGCGCCAAGACGCATCGCGGACTGAACGGCGCGCTTCATGGCGCGGCGGAAAGCCACGCGGCGCTCGAGCTGCTGGGCGATCGACTGAGCGACCAGAGTTGCGTCGACTTCGGGCTTGCGCACTTCGACGATGTTGAGGTGCGTTTCCGAGTTGGTCATATCGGACAGCTTCTTGCGGAGCTTGTCGATGTCGGCGCCCTTGCGGCCGATGATCAGGCCCGGACGAGCCGAGTGGATCGTGACGCGGCACTTCTTGTGCGGACGCTCGATAACCACCTTGGAGATCCCGGCCTGCTTCAGTTCGCTCATCACGAACTTGCGCATTTTCAGGTCTTCGTGCAGCAGCTGGCCATACTCGGCATTGTCCGCGAACCAGCGGCTATCCCAGGTACGATTGATGCCGAGACGGAAACCGATCGGATTGATTTTCTGACCCATTATGCGGCCTCCTCTGCTGCCTGCACTTCACGAACGACGATCGTCAGGTGCGCGAAGGGCTTTTCGATGCGCGACGCGCGACCGCGGCCACGAGCGTGGAAACGCTTCATGACGATCGACTTGCCGACGTAGGCTTCGGCGACGACGAGTGCGTCGACGTCGAGATCGTGGTTGTTCTCGGCGTTGGCGATCGCGGATTCGAGCGTCTTCTTGACGGCGCCCGCGATGCGCTTGCGGGAAAACTCCAGCTCAGCGAGTGCACGCTCGACCTTCTTGCCGCGGATGGCCGCAGCAACCAGGTTGAGCTTCTGGGGGCTGACGCGGAGCGTGCGGGCGACTGCTTGCGCCTCGTTGTCCTTCAGCCGGCGTTCGGCTTTTGCCTTGCCCATTGTTACTTCCTCTTCGCCTTCTTGTCCGCGCCGTGACCGTAGTAGGTGCGGGTCGGAGAGAATTCACCGAATTTGTGACCGACCATGTCTTCATTGACACTGACCGGGACATGTTTGCTGCCGTTGTAGACGCCGAAGGTGAGACCGACGAACTGCGGCAGGATCGTGGAGCGACGGCTCCAGATCTTGATCACTTCTGCACGTCCGCCTTCACGAACCTTCTCAGCCTTCTTGAGAAGATAGCCGTCAACGAACGGACCTTTCCATACTGAACGAGCCATTGGAGACTTCCTCTCTTACTTCTTACGCTGATGACGCGAGCGCATGATCATCTTGTCGGTCGACTTGTTCGACCGGGTGCGCTTGCCCTTGGTCGGCTTGCCCCACGGTGTCACTGGATGGCGACCACCGGAGGTGCGGCCTTCACCACCGCCGTGCGGATGGTCGACCGGGTTCATGACGACACCGCGGTTATGGGGACGCTTCCCGCGCCAGACGGTACGACCGGCCTTGCCGTCGTTGATGTTGGCGTGGTCCGGATTGGAGACGGCGCCGATCGAAGCAAGGCAGATGCCGCTTACGAGGCGCTGCTCACCGGAGTTCAGGCGAAGGATCGCCATGCCCTGGTCTCGACCCACCAGCTGTGCGTAGGAACCGGCGGAACGGGCGATCTGACCGCCCTTGCCCGGCTTCATTTCCACATTGTGGATGATGGAGCCGACCGGGATATACTGCAGCGGCATGGTGTTGCCGGGCTTGACGTCGACAGCCTTCTCCGAAGCGATGACCTTGTCGCCGGCGGCGAGACGCTGCGGAGCGATGATGTAGGCCTGCTCGCCATCCGAATAGCTCACCAGGGCGATGAAAGCCGTGCGGTTCGGATCGTATTCGATACGCTCGACCGTGCCTTCGACATCGAACTTGCGACGCTTGAAGTCGACCAGACGGTAGCTGCGCTTATGACCGCCACCGATGAAGCGAGCCGTGATGCGGCCGAGGTTGTTACGACCACCGCTCTTGGTCAGACCTTCCGTCAGCGCCTTGACCGGCTTGCCCTTGTAGAGCGAGGAGCGGTCCACGATGACCAGCTGACGCTGGCTCGGGGTCGTCGGATTGAATGTTTTCAATGCCATTTTCTTATTCCTCAGAGACCGGTGGAGACGTCGATCGTCTGGCCTTCAGCCAGCGTCACGACAGCCTTCTTCACGTCCTTCTGCTTGCCGACGAAACCGCGGAACCGCTTGGTCTTGCCCTTGCGCAGCAGAGTGTTGACGGCCGTAACCTTGACGCCGAACAGCGCCTCGACAGCAGCCTTGATTTCCGGCTTTGTCGCCTGCTTGGCGACATTGAAAACAACCTGGTTGTTTTCGGATACCAGCGTGGACTTTTCGGTGATCGCCGGAGAGACGATCACATCGTAGTGGCGAAGATCGGTCACTTGAATCGCTCCTCTAGCGCTTCAACCGCAGCCTTGGAAAGCACGAGCTTGCCACGGCGCACGATGTCGTAAACATTGATGCCCTGGATCGGCAGAACATCGATGTTCGGGATGTTCTGTGCCGCAAGCTTGAAGTTGCCGTCAAGCTCTGCGCCGCCGATGAAGAGGGCGTTGGTCAGGCCGAGCGTCTCGAAAGCGGACGCGAGAGCCTTGGTCTTGGCTTCAGCTGCGACCAGGTTGTCGATGACGATAACGTCATCAGCCTTGATCTTGGCCGAAAGGGCATGGCGAAGGCCGAGTGCCCGAACCTTCTTCGGAAGGTCGTGCTCGTGGCTGCGAACGACCGGGCCATGGGCCTTGCCGCCGCCGCGGAACTGCGGAGCGCGAGCCGAATGGTGACGAGCGCGGCCCGTACCCTTCTGCTTGTACATCTTGGCACCGGTGCGCGAGACTTCAGCGCGGCCCTTTGCCTTGTGCGTGCCCTGCTGCTTCTTGGCAAGCTGCCAGCGGATAACGCGGGCGAGAATGTCTTCGCGGGGCTCGAGGCCGAAAATCTCGTCCGAAAGGGAGACCTTCCCGGCGTCTTTTCCCTCGAGGGTCTTGACGTTCAATTCCATTGATCTGGCTCCCTTACTTCGCGGCCGACTTGACGGCGTCGCGCACGATGATCCAGGCACCCTTGGAACCGGGAACAGCACCCTTGATCAGGATCAGACCGCGATCTTCGTCGGTCGAAACCACTTCCAGGTTCTGTGTCGTGACGCGCGTCTGGCCCATGTGACCAGCCATCTTCTTGTTCTTGAAAACCTTGCCCGGATCCTGGCGCGAGCCGGTCGAACCGTGCGAACGGTGCGAAACCGACACACCGTGCGTGGCGCGCAGACCGCCGAAACCATGGCGCTTCATGGCGCCGGCAAAACCCTTACCGATCGTCGTACCCGTCACATCGACGAGCTGACCGGCGGCAAAGTGACCCGCCTTGAGCTCCGTGCCGATCTCCAGCAGATTGTCTTCCGACACGCGGAATTCTGCGAGCTTGGCCTTCGGCTCGACGTTGGCAACGGCAAAGTTGCCGCGCATCGCCTTCGACGTATTCTTCACCTTCGCCTGGCCGGCACCGAGCTGAACTGCGGTATAGCCATTCTTCTCGACAGTGCGCGTGGCAACGACCTGGCAGCCGTCCATACGCAGTACCGTTACCGGGACATGCTCGCCGGCGTCGTTGTAGACGCGGGTCATTCCCACCTTTTGTGCAATCACACCTGAACGCATCGGTTCAATCCTTCCAACTCAGCTCGAGCAAGCTCAGAGCTTGATCTCAACATCGACACCGGCGGCGAGATCGAGCTTCATCAGCGCGTCTACCGTCTGCGGGGTCGGGTCTACGATGTCGAGCAGGCGCTTATGCGTGCGCATCTCGAACTGTTCGCGGCTCTTCTTGTCGATGTGCGGGGACCGGTTGACCGTAAACTTCTCGATGCGGGTCGGAAGCGGAACGGGGCCCCGGACGCTTGCACCGGTGCGCTTCGCCGTCGACACGATCTCGCGCGTAGAAGCATCGAGAATCCGGTGATCGAACGCCTTCAGGCGAATGCGGATATTTTGGCCGTTCATTCGACGTTATCCTTGTGTTTGTTTTCCGCATGTCTCTGGACAAGACACGGGTTGTTCTTTCTTCCTAAGGCGGACCACCGGTTTCAAAGATCGAGAGGGCGCCGATACCCGACATCCCTATCCAGTCTTCAGGGCCTTCTAGCCCACCTTATTTGCTTGTTCAGTCACCGCTTCGTCATCCAAAGCGGCGCGCAAATCGCGCTCGCGCGCCATTTGCTACATTTCTGTGTAATAAGCAAGCGGCTTGCGCCGCCTGCATCACAATATTGTCATCGAATCGGCCACCCCACCGGAGTGGCCGAAGGAATTACTCGACGATCGAAGCGACGATACCGGCGCCGACGGTGCGGCCGCCTTCGCGGATAGCGAAGCGCAGCTTTTCTTCCATCGCGATCGGAACGATCAGCTCGACGTCAACCGTGACGTTGTCGCCCGGCATGACCATTTCCGTGCCTTCCGGAAGCGTCACGATGCCGGTAACGTCCGTCGTGCGGAAGTAGAACTGCGGACGGTAGTTGGTGAAGAACGGCGTATGACGGCCGCCCTCTTCCTTCGTCAGGATGTAGGCTTCTGCCTTGAACTTCTTGTGCGGCTTGACCGAGCCCGGCTTGCACAGGATCTGACCACGCTCGACGCCGTCACGGTTCACACCGCGGATCAGCGCGCCGATGTTGTCGCCGGCCTGGCCCTGGTCGAGCAGCTTGCGGAACATTTCAACGCCGGTCACCGTCGTCTTCGACGTCGGACGGATGCCGACGATCTCGACTTCTTCACCAACCTTGATGATGCCACGCTCGACGCGGCCGGTCACGACCGTACCACGGCCCGAGATCGAGAACACGTCTTCGATCGGCATCAGGAACGGCTGGTCAACCGGACGCTCAGGCGTCGGGATGTACGAGTCGACCGCTGCCATCAGTTCGCGGATCGCGTCTTCGCCGATCTTCTTGTCGGAATCTTCAAGAGCAGCAAGCGCCGAGCCCTTGACGACCGGAATGTCGTCGCCCGGGAAGTCGTAGGACGACAGAAGCTCGCGAACCTCGAGCTCGACCAGCTCGAGAAGCTCGGCGTCGTCAACCTGGTCGACCTTGTTCAGGAACACAACGATCGCCGGAACGCCGACCTGGCGGGCGAGCAGGATGTGTTCGCGCGTCTGCGGCATCGGGCCGTCAGCAGCCGAGCAAACCAGAATCGCGCCGTCCATCTGCGCCGCACCGGTGATCATGTTCTTCACGTAGTCGGCATGGCCGGGGCAGTCGACGTGCGCATAGTGGCGGGCCGGCGTCTCATACTCAACGTGCGCCGTCGAGATCGTGATACCGCGCGCCTTCTCTTCCGGAGCCGCGTCGATCTGGTCGTACGCCTTGAACTCACCGAAGTACTTCGTGATCGCTGCCGTCAGAGACGTCTTGCCGTGGTCAACGTGGCCGATCGTGCCAATGTTGACGTGCGGCTTGTTGCGCTCAAACTTACTCTTTGCCATTTTCGGCTCTCCGTTTTGCTAGTCCCCGAGAGGAGCTAATTCTTGTTATCGGTCAATTGGTATTCCGGTCACTTCTGACCGGAATACTTTGCCTGGATTTCGGTTGCGACGTTCGACGGGACCGGCGCGTAATGATCGAAGGTCATCGTGTACTGCGCGCGGCCCTGCGACATGGAGCGCAGGTTGTCGACGTACTTGAACATGTTGGCCAGCGGAACGTTGGCGCTGATGACAACCGCGATGCCACGGCTTTCCTGACCCTGGATCTGGCCACGGCGGGAGTTGAGGTCGCCGATAACGTCACCGACGTAATCTTCCGGGGTGACGACTTCGACCTTCATCATCGGCTCGAGGAGCTGAGCGCCGGCCTTCTTCGCTGCTTCACGGAAGCAAGCGCGGGAAGCGATTTCGAACGCCAGGACCGACGAGTCTACATCGTGGAACGCGCCGTCGATGAGCGTCGCCTTGACGCCGAGCATCGGGAAGCCAGCCAGCGGACCGGAAGACAGAACGCTCTCGATGCCCTTCTGAACGCCCGGGATGTATTCCTTCGGAACAGAGCCGCCGACGATCTTGGATTCGAACTTGAAGTCTTCGCCTTCCGGGTTCGGTTCGAAGATGATCTTGACACGTGCGAACTGGCCGGTACCACCGGTCTGCTTCTTGTGCGTATAGTCTTCTTCGGTCTGGCGCGTGATGGTTTCGCGGTAAGCAACCTGCGGCGCACCGACGTTTGCTTCGACCTTGAACTCGCGACGCATGCGGTCGACGATGATGTCGAGATGCAGTTCGCCCATGCCGGCGATGATCGTCTGGCCGGATTCCTGGTCCGTCTTCACGCGGAAGGACGGGTCTTCAGCTGCCAGGCGGTTGAGCGCGAGGCCCATCTTTTCCTGGTCGCCCTTGGACTTCGGCTCGATGGCGATCTGGATGACCGGCTCGGGGAATTCCATGCGCTCGAGGATAACCGGCTTCAGCGGATCGCAGAGCGTATCGCCAGTGGTGGTTTCCTTGAGGCCGGCGAGAGCAACGATGTCGCCCGCGAAGGCTTCTTCGATGTCTTCACGCGAGTTGG from Rhizobium sp. NLR16a includes:
- the rplP gene encoding 50S ribosomal protein L16; this translates as MLQPKRTKYRKQFKGRIKGVAKGGSDLAFGEFGLKAQEPNRVNAREIEAARRAITRYMKRAGRVWIRVFPDVPVTAKPTEVRMGKGKGSVEYWACKVKPGRMMFEIDGVSEEIAREALRLGSAKLSVKTRFVQRIAE
- the rpsC gene encoding 30S ribosomal protein S3, which produces MGQKINPIGFRLGINRTWDSRWFADNAEYGQLLHEDLKMRKFVMSELKQAGISKVVIERPHKKCRVTIHSARPGLIIGRKGADIDKLRKKLSDMTNSETHLNIVEVRKPEVDATLVAQSIAQQLERRVAFRRAMKRAVQSAMRLGAEGIKITCAGRLGGAEIARTEWYREGRVPLHTLRADIDYGTAEAETAFGICGIKVWIFKGEILEHDPMASERRALEGDAQGPASRERDRGDRRRERDNA
- the rplV gene encoding 50S ribosomal protein L22, translated to MGKAKAERRLKDNEAQAVARTLRVSPQKLNLVAAAIRGKKVERALAELEFSRKRIAGAVKKTLESAIANAENNHDLDVDALVVAEAYVGKSIVMKRFHARGRGRASRIEKPFAHLTIVVREVQAAEEAA
- the rpsS gene encoding 30S ribosomal protein S19, whose amino-acid sequence is MARSVWKGPFVDGYLLKKAEKVREGGRAEVIKIWSRRSTILPQFVGLTFGVYNGSKHVPVSVNEDMVGHKFGEFSPTRTYYGHGADKKAKRK
- the rplB gene encoding 50S ribosomal protein L2; its protein translation is MALKTFNPTTPSQRQLVIVDRSSLYKGKPVKALTEGLTKSGGRNNLGRITARFIGGGHKRSYRLVDFKRRKFDVEGTVERIEYDPNRTAFIALVSYSDGEQAYIIAPQRLAAGDKVIASEKAVDVKPGNTMPLQYIPVGSIIHNVEMKPGKGGQIARSAGSYAQLVGRDQGMAILRLNSGEQRLVSGICLASIGAVSNPDHANINDGKAGRTVWRGKRPHNRGVVMNPVDHPHGGGEGRTSGGRHPVTPWGKPTKGKRTRSNKSTDKMIMRSRHQRKK
- a CDS encoding 50S ribosomal protein L23, translating into MTDLRHYDVIVSPAITEKSTLVSENNQVVFNVAKQATKPEIKAAVEALFGVKVTAVNTLLRKGKTKRFRGFVGKQKDVKKAVVTLAEGQTIDVSTGL
- the rplD gene encoding 50S ribosomal protein L4, producing the protein MELNVKTLEGKDAGKVSLSDEIFGLEPREDILARVIRWQLAKKQQGTHKAKGRAEVSRTGAKMYKQKGTGRARHHSARAPQFRGGGKAHGPVVRSHEHDLPKKVRALGLRHALSAKIKADDVIVIDNLVAAEAKTKALASAFETLGLTNALFIGGAELDGNFKLAAQNIPNIDVLPIQGINVYDIVRRGKLVLSKAAVEALEERFK
- the rplC gene encoding 50S ribosomal protein L3 gives rise to the protein MRSGVIAQKVGMTRVYNDAGEHVPVTVLRMDGCQVVATRTVEKNGYTAVQLGAGQAKVKNTSKAMRGNFAVANVEPKAKLAEFRVSEDNLLEIGTELKAGHFAAGQLVDVTGTTIGKGFAGAMKRHGFGGLRATHGVSVSHRSHGSTGSRQDPGKVFKNKKMAGHMGQTRVTTQNLEVVSTDEDRGLILIKGAVPGSKGAWIIVRDAVKSAAK
- the rpsJ gene encoding 30S ribosomal protein S10, which translates into the protein MNGQNIRIRLKAFDHRILDASTREIVSTAKRTGASVRGPVPLPTRIEKFTVNRSPHIDKKSREQFEMRTHKRLLDIVDPTPQTVDALMKLDLAAGVDVEIKL
- the tuf gene encoding elongation factor Tu, with the translated sequence MAKSKFERNKPHVNIGTIGHVDHGKTSLTAAITKYFGEFKAYDQIDAAPEEKARGITISTAHVEYETPARHYAHVDCPGHADYVKNMITGAAQMDGAILVCSAADGPMPQTREHILLARQVGVPAIVVFLNKVDQVDDAELLELVELEVRELLSSYDFPGDDIPVVKGSALAALEDSDKKIGEDAIRELMAAVDSYIPTPERPVDQPFLMPIEDVFSISGRGTVVTGRVERGIIKVGEEVEIVGIRPTSKTTVTGVEMFRKLLDQGQAGDNIGALIRGVNRDGVERGQILCKPGSVKPHKKFKAEAYILTKEEGGRHTPFFTNYRPQFYFRTTDVTGIVTLPEGTEMVMPGDNVTVDVELIVPIAMEEKLRFAIREGGRTVGAGIVASIVE